Proteins found in one Oncorhynchus tshawytscha isolate Ot180627B linkage group LG25, Otsh_v2.0, whole genome shotgun sequence genomic segment:
- the LOC112224236 gene encoding SUN domain-containing protein 1 isoform X8, whose translation MDHSKVNSRAPPPGNTGYTYSHSSSYSTTALDFEKEHRITPVLESPRMSRRSLRLHSTTGLYGDDSLDSSLNHMYHSASFSAGGASRRDSKALKSRRSQQHAVSCSQSLLLTTPLKSQHGSQQHNSSLHSVAASDASLLSSMLDKSCIQERTLVDGFWGLDEDSELKERTMTDSMCEANGDINSAQTQTSMVNGSFCKGRTIHLDRNDALTAYSKHSSTAARSATNKQALTAPAASPSSTIYARDKSRKHRTGVLVSFSDTCVRVSRRAAASVASGFSLLLQSVLLRSRKEGTGVLWSALDTCLNHSRRAAAFTVCLVTLLIQAAVLKTGSVGRKVVNGAHSSYCGSMNVNELGTEGKRMNLNGALWKSATGAFWWLGTGWYHLATVMSLLNIFVLTRCLPKLLKLLLILLPFLLVLLDTFSVSFILLWVLPALWHWGPSSLLSVLPAINITEWRTAYSFSQTPLEPTKDSQPIMAQPPPAVSQPGSVLVSVDSERLARLEQRLAQLWEKVERGGRRQENQHREVLSLYQSVREQLDTQTDKDSMGLWVSGLLEERLLLLKSGMEKDAALRSELSQEIGEQYVVQQQGQASRLAQLEVLLQTLTAKTEEVQRRQADTSSATPALPPVPVQVNVGVDSESRDALLAEVQLLEATLGGIRQDLQGVMGCQGMCDRLDTLHETVSEQVSAQVRTELRALFSRSEQVGDSQTREKELPESLLQWLSERYVSGVDVHASLTSLELSILQNVTLQLEKSRARQETHSTETVTQTVMHTVGAAGAGMSEEHVQLIVKNALKLYSQDRTGLVDYALESGGGSILSTRCSETYETKTALMSLFGLPLWYFSQSPRVAIQPDVHPGNCWAFQGSHGYLVIRLSMRIVPSAFSLEHIPKSLSPTGTISSAPRQFTVYGLDDEYQEEGKLLGSYTYQDDEDALQTYPVTEENDKAYQIIEVRVLSNWGHPEYTCLYRIRVHGQPSVN comes from the exons ATGGACCATTCAAAAGTGAACTCACGCGCCCCACCCCCAGGGAACACTGGCTACACCTACTCTCACAG CTCCAGCTACTCTACAACAGCCCTGGACTTTGAGAAGGAGCACAGGATCACGCCCGTCTTAGAGTCTCCCAGGATGTCTCGGCGGAGCCTGCGTTTGCACTCCACCACTGGTCTCTATGGCGATGACAGCTTGGACTCTTCTCTCAACCACATGTACCACAGCGCCTCCTTCAGTGCAGGAGGAGCCAGTCGCAGAGATTCCAA GGCATTGAAGAGCAGGAGGTCTCAGCAGCACGCTgtctcctgctcccagtctcTGCTCCTCACCACGCCCCTTAAGAGCCAGCATGGCTCCCAGCAACACAACAGCAGCCTGCACAGCGTGGCCGCCAGCGACGCCTCCCTGCTCTCCTCCATGCTGGACAAGTCGTGTATCCAGGAGCGCACGCTGGTCGACGGCTTCTGGGGCTTGGATGAAGACTCTGAACTCAAAG AGCGGACCATGACAGACAGTATGTGTGAGGCCAACGGAGACATTAACTCGGCACAGACCCAGACCTCCATGGTCAACGGAAGCTTCTGTAAGGGCCGCACGATCCACCTGGACAGAAATGACGCGCTCACTGCCTATTCCAAGCACTCCTCAACTGCAGCCCGCTCTGCCACCAACAAGCAGGCCCTGACAGCCCCCGCCGCCTCGCCTTCCTCCACCATCTACGCCAGGGACAAAAGCCGCAAGCACAGGACAG GTGTGCTGGTGTCCTTCTCGGACACCTGTGTGCGCGTGAGCAggagggcagcagcctctgtggCATCCGGCTTCTCACTGCTCTTACAGAGTGTGCTGCTGAGGTCACGTAAAGAGGGCACAG GTGTCCTGTGGTCAGCTTTAGACACCTGTCTGAACCATAGCAGGAGGGCAGCTGCCTTCACTGTGTGTTTAGTGACTCTGCTCATACAGGCTGCTGTGCTGAAGACGGGCAGTGTGGGCAGAAAAGTGGTTAATGGAG CTCACTCCAGCTACTGCGGAAGCATGAATGTAAATGAGTTGGGGACTGAGGGGAAACGCATGAATCTGAATGGTGCTCTTT GGAAGTCAGCGACCGGGGCTTTCTGGTGGCTGGGGACCGGATGGTATCATCTGGCCACCGTCATGTCGCTCCTCAACATATTCGTCTTGACACG GTGCCTTCCCAAGCTCCTCAAACTCCTGCTGATTctgctcccattcctccttgtcctccttg ACACCTTTTCTGTCTCATTTATCCTCCTCTGGGTTCTCCCAGCTCTGTGGCACTGGGGTCCGTCCAGCCTGCTGTCTGTGTTGCCTGCCATTAACATCACTGAGTGGAGGACGGCCTACTCCTTCAGTCAGACCCCTCTGGAACCAACCAAAGACAGCCAGCCCATCATGGCTCAACCACCACCAGCTGTCTCACAG CCAGGCAGTGTGCTGGTGTCTGTGGACTCTGAGCGCCTAGCCCGGTTGGAGCAGAGGCTGGCCCAACTGTGGGAGAAGGTGGAGCGAGGGGGCCGAAGGCAGGAAAACCAGCACAGGGAGGTGCTGAGTCTCTACCAGTCTGTACGAGAGCAGctggacacccagacagacaagGACAGCATGGGGCTGTGGGTGTCTGGCCTACTGGAGGAGAGACTCCTTCTGCTGAAGAGTGGGATGGAGAAGGATGCAGCACTGCGGAGTGAACTG AGTCAGGAGATTGGAGAGCAGTATGTGGTGCAGCAGCAGGGCCAAGCGTCTCGTCTGGCTCAGCTAGAGGTGCTGCTGCAGACACTGACTGCCAAGACAGAG GAGGTGCAGAGGAGGCAAGCAGACACTTCCAGTGCTACACCTGCACTGCCACCAGTTCCTGTGCAAGTCAA TGTGGGTGTGGACAGCGAGTCCCGTGATGCCTTGCTGGCGGAGGTGCAACTTCTAGAGGCAACGCTGGGGGGCATTAGGCAGGACCTGCAGGGGGTGATGGGATGCCAGGGCATGTGTGACCGCCTGGACACACTCCATGAAACG GTGTCTGAGCAAGTGTCAGCCCAGGTGAGGACGGAACTGCGGGCCCTGTTCTCTCGCAGCGAGCAGGTCGGAGATTCCCAAACCAGAGAAAAGGAGCTCCCAGAGTCCCTGCTGCAGTGGCTCTCTGAGCGCTATGTAAGCGGGGTTGACGTGCACGCCTCTCTGACCTCCCTGGAGCTCAGCATCCTGCAGAACGTGACCCTGCAGCTGGAGAAGAGCAGGGCCAGGCAGGAGACGCACAGCACTGAGACTGTCACTCAGACTGTGATGCACACTGTTGGAGCCGCAGGGGCCGGGATGTCTGAGGAG caTGTACAGCTGATAGTGAAGAATGCTCTGAAACTCTACTCCCAGGATCGGACCGGCCTGGTAGACTATGCTCTGGAGTCTGGCG GCGGCAGCATCCTGAGCACTCGCTGCTCTGAGACGTACGAGACAAAGACAGCACTGATGAGTCTCTTTGGCCTCCCGCTCTGGTACTTCTCCCAGTCTCCTCGTGTGGCCATACAG CCTGACGTCCATCCAGGGAACTGCTGGGCGTTTCAGGGTTCTCATGGTTACCTGGTGATTCGTCTCTCCATGAGGATTGTGCCCTCTGCCTTCTCATTGGAGCACATCCCCAAATCCCTTTCACCAACAGGCACTATCAGCAGTGCCCCGCGCCAGTTTACCGTCTAT GGTCTGGATGATGAGTACCAGGAGGAGGGTAAGTTACTGGGCAGCTACACCTACCAGGATGATGAAGATGCGCTTCAGACTTATCCCGTCACC gaggagaatgataaaGCCTATCAGATCATTGAGGTTCGAGTGCTGTCCAACTGGGGTCACCCGGAGTACACCTGCCTGTACCGCATCAGAGTGCACGGTCAGCCCAGTGTCAACTGA
- the LOC112224236 gene encoding SUN domain-containing protein 1 isoform X7, whose translation MSRRSLRLHSTTGLYGDDSLDSSLNHMYHSASFSAGGASRRDSKALKSRRSQQHAVSCSQSLLLTTPLKSQHGSQQHNSSLHSVAASDASLLSSMLDKSCIQERTLVDGFWGLDEDSELKERTMTDSMCEANGDINSAQTQTSMVNGSFCKGRTIHLDRNDALTAYSKHSSTAARSATNKQALTAPAASPSSTIYARDKSRKHRTGVLVSFSDTCVRVSRRAAASVASGFSLLLQSVLLRSRKEGTGVLWSALDTCLNHSRRAAAFTVCLVTLLIQAAVLKTGSVGRKVVNGAHSSYCGSMNVNELGTEGKRMNLNGALCDDCKGKQRVETRIVQSSSRVCRSHHVLGELWLATTYSGSRVLWAGQKAGSAVRSVMRRMLSVLWLAAVSPGKSATGAFWWLGTGWYHLATVMSLLNIFVLTRCLPKLLKLLLILLPFLLVLLDTFSVSFILLWVLPALWHWGPSSLLSVLPAINITEWRTAYSFSQTPLEPTKDSQPIMAQPPPAVSQPGSVLVSVDSERLARLEQRLAQLWEKVERGGRRQENQHREVLSLYQSVREQLDTQTDKDSMGLWVSGLLEERLLLLKSGMEKDAALRSELSQEIGEQYVVQQQGQASRLAQLEVLLQTLTAKTEEVQRRQADTSSATPALPPVPVQVNVGVDSESRDALLAEVQLLEATLGGIRQDLQGVMGCQGMCDRLDTLHETVSEQVSAQVRTELRALFSRSEQVGDSQTREKELPESLLQWLSERYVSGVDVHASLTSLELSILQNVTLQLEKSRARQETHSTETVTQTVMHTVGAAGAGMSEEHVQLIVKNALKLYSQDRTGLVDYALESGGGSILSTRCSETYETKTALMSLFGLPLWYFSQSPRVAIQPDVHPGNCWAFQGSHGYLVIRLSMRIVPSAFSLEHIPKSLSPTGTISSAPRQFTVYGLDDEYQEEGKLLGSYTYQDDEDALQTYPVTEENDKAYQIIEVRVLSNWGHPEYTCLYRIRVHGQPSVN comes from the exons ATGTCTCGGCGGAGCCTGCGTTTGCACTCCACCACTGGTCTCTATGGCGATGACAGCTTGGACTCTTCTCTCAACCACATGTACCACAGCGCCTCCTTCAGTGCAGGAGGAGCCAGTCGCAGAGATTCCAA GGCATTGAAGAGCAGGAGGTCTCAGCAGCACGCTgtctcctgctcccagtctcTGCTCCTCACCACGCCCCTTAAGAGCCAGCATGGCTCCCAGCAACACAACAGCAGCCTGCACAGCGTGGCCGCCAGCGACGCCTCCCTGCTCTCCTCCATGCTGGACAAGTCGTGTATCCAGGAGCGCACGCTGGTCGACGGCTTCTGGGGCTTGGATGAAGACTCTGAACTCAAAG AGCGGACCATGACAGACAGTATGTGTGAGGCCAACGGAGACATTAACTCGGCACAGACCCAGACCTCCATGGTCAACGGAAGCTTCTGTAAGGGCCGCACGATCCACCTGGACAGAAATGACGCGCTCACTGCCTATTCCAAGCACTCCTCAACTGCAGCCCGCTCTGCCACCAACAAGCAGGCCCTGACAGCCCCCGCCGCCTCGCCTTCCTCCACCATCTACGCCAGGGACAAAAGCCGCAAGCACAGGACAG GTGTGCTGGTGTCCTTCTCGGACACCTGTGTGCGCGTGAGCAggagggcagcagcctctgtggCATCCGGCTTCTCACTGCTCTTACAGAGTGTGCTGCTGAGGTCACGTAAAGAGGGCACAG GTGTCCTGTGGTCAGCTTTAGACACCTGTCTGAACCATAGCAGGAGGGCAGCTGCCTTCACTGTGTGTTTAGTGACTCTGCTCATACAGGCTGCTGTGCTGAAGACGGGCAGTGTGGGCAGAAAAGTGGTTAATGGAG CTCACTCCAGCTACTGCGGAAGCATGAATGTAAATGAGTTGGGGACTGAGGGGAAACGCATGAATCTGAATGGTGCTCTTT GTGACGACTGCAAAGGGAAGCAGCGCGTGGAGACACGCATTGTCCAATCCTCATCACGGGTCTGCCGGTCACACCATGTGTTGGGGGAACTGTGGCTTGCCACTACTTACTCAG GCTCCAGAGTGTTGTGGGCGGGGCAGAAGGCAGGCTCAGCTGTGCGGTCCGTAATGAGGAGGATGCTGTCTGTTCTCTGGTTGGCAGCCGTGTCCCCAG GGAAGTCAGCGACCGGGGCTTTCTGGTGGCTGGGGACCGGATGGTATCATCTGGCCACCGTCATGTCGCTCCTCAACATATTCGTCTTGACACG GTGCCTTCCCAAGCTCCTCAAACTCCTGCTGATTctgctcccattcctccttgtcctccttg ACACCTTTTCTGTCTCATTTATCCTCCTCTGGGTTCTCCCAGCTCTGTGGCACTGGGGTCCGTCCAGCCTGCTGTCTGTGTTGCCTGCCATTAACATCACTGAGTGGAGGACGGCCTACTCCTTCAGTCAGACCCCTCTGGAACCAACCAAAGACAGCCAGCCCATCATGGCTCAACCACCACCAGCTGTCTCACAG CCAGGCAGTGTGCTGGTGTCTGTGGACTCTGAGCGCCTAGCCCGGTTGGAGCAGAGGCTGGCCCAACTGTGGGAGAAGGTGGAGCGAGGGGGCCGAAGGCAGGAAAACCAGCACAGGGAGGTGCTGAGTCTCTACCAGTCTGTACGAGAGCAGctggacacccagacagacaagGACAGCATGGGGCTGTGGGTGTCTGGCCTACTGGAGGAGAGACTCCTTCTGCTGAAGAGTGGGATGGAGAAGGATGCAGCACTGCGGAGTGAACTG AGTCAGGAGATTGGAGAGCAGTATGTGGTGCAGCAGCAGGGCCAAGCGTCTCGTCTGGCTCAGCTAGAGGTGCTGCTGCAGACACTGACTGCCAAGACAGAG GAGGTGCAGAGGAGGCAAGCAGACACTTCCAGTGCTACACCTGCACTGCCACCAGTTCCTGTGCAAGTCAA TGTGGGTGTGGACAGCGAGTCCCGTGATGCCTTGCTGGCGGAGGTGCAACTTCTAGAGGCAACGCTGGGGGGCATTAGGCAGGACCTGCAGGGGGTGATGGGATGCCAGGGCATGTGTGACCGCCTGGACACACTCCATGAAACG GTGTCTGAGCAAGTGTCAGCCCAGGTGAGGACGGAACTGCGGGCCCTGTTCTCTCGCAGCGAGCAGGTCGGAGATTCCCAAACCAGAGAAAAGGAGCTCCCAGAGTCCCTGCTGCAGTGGCTCTCTGAGCGCTATGTAAGCGGGGTTGACGTGCACGCCTCTCTGACCTCCCTGGAGCTCAGCATCCTGCAGAACGTGACCCTGCAGCTGGAGAAGAGCAGGGCCAGGCAGGAGACGCACAGCACTGAGACTGTCACTCAGACTGTGATGCACACTGTTGGAGCCGCAGGGGCCGGGATGTCTGAGGAG caTGTACAGCTGATAGTGAAGAATGCTCTGAAACTCTACTCCCAGGATCGGACCGGCCTGGTAGACTATGCTCTGGAGTCTGGCG GCGGCAGCATCCTGAGCACTCGCTGCTCTGAGACGTACGAGACAAAGACAGCACTGATGAGTCTCTTTGGCCTCCCGCTCTGGTACTTCTCCCAGTCTCCTCGTGTGGCCATACAG CCTGACGTCCATCCAGGGAACTGCTGGGCGTTTCAGGGTTCTCATGGTTACCTGGTGATTCGTCTCTCCATGAGGATTGTGCCCTCTGCCTTCTCATTGGAGCACATCCCCAAATCCCTTTCACCAACAGGCACTATCAGCAGTGCCCCGCGCCAGTTTACCGTCTAT GGTCTGGATGATGAGTACCAGGAGGAGGGTAAGTTACTGGGCAGCTACACCTACCAGGATGATGAAGATGCGCTTCAGACTTATCCCGTCACC gaggagaatgataaaGCCTATCAGATCATTGAGGTTCGAGTGCTGTCCAACTGGGGTCACCCGGAGTACACCTGCCTGTACCGCATCAGAGTGCACGGTCAGCCCAGTGTCAACTGA
- the LOC112224236 gene encoding SUN domain-containing protein 1 isoform X11, with protein sequence MDHSKVNSRAPPPGNTGYTYSHSSSYSTTALDFEKEHRITPVLESPRMSRRSLRLHSTTGLYGDDSLDSSLNHMYHSASFSAGGASRRDSKALKSRRSQQHAVSCSQSLLLTTPLKSQHGSQQHNSSLHSVAASDASLLSSMLDKSCIQERTLVDGFWGLDEDSELKERTMTDSMCEANGDINSAQTQTSMVNGSFCKGRTIHLDRNDALTAYSKHSSTAARSATNKQALTAPAASPSSTIYARDKSRKHRTGSRVLWAGQKAGSAVRSVMRRMLSVLWLAAVSPGKSATGAFWWLGTGWYHLATVMSLLNIFVLTRCLPKLLKLLLILLPFLLVLLDTFSVSFILLWVLPALWHWGPSSLLSVLPAINITEWRTAYSFSQTPLEPTKDSQPIMAQPPPAVSQPGSVLVSVDSERLARLEQRLAQLWEKVERGGRRQENQHREVLSLYQSVREQLDTQTDKDSMGLWVSGLLEERLLLLKSGMEKDAALRSELSQEIGEQYVVQQQGQASRLAQLEVLLQTLTAKTEEVQRRQADTSSATPALPPVPVQVNVGVDSESRDALLAEVQLLEATLGGIRQDLQGVMGCQGMCDRLDTLHETVSEQVSAQVRTELRALFSRSEQVGDSQTREKELPESLLQWLSERYVSGVDVHASLTSLELSILQNVTLQLEKSRARQETHSTETVTQTVMHTVGAAGAGMSEEHVQLIVKNALKLYSQDRTGLVDYALESGGGSILSTRCSETYETKTALMSLFGLPLWYFSQSPRVAIQPDVHPGNCWAFQGSHGYLVIRLSMRIVPSAFSLEHIPKSLSPTGTISSAPRQFTVYGLDDEYQEEGKLLGSYTYQDDEDALQTYPVTEENDKAYQIIEVRVLSNWGHPEYTCLYRIRVHGQPSVN encoded by the exons ATGGACCATTCAAAAGTGAACTCACGCGCCCCACCCCCAGGGAACACTGGCTACACCTACTCTCACAG CTCCAGCTACTCTACAACAGCCCTGGACTTTGAGAAGGAGCACAGGATCACGCCCGTCTTAGAGTCTCCCAGGATGTCTCGGCGGAGCCTGCGTTTGCACTCCACCACTGGTCTCTATGGCGATGACAGCTTGGACTCTTCTCTCAACCACATGTACCACAGCGCCTCCTTCAGTGCAGGAGGAGCCAGTCGCAGAGATTCCAA GGCATTGAAGAGCAGGAGGTCTCAGCAGCACGCTgtctcctgctcccagtctcTGCTCCTCACCACGCCCCTTAAGAGCCAGCATGGCTCCCAGCAACACAACAGCAGCCTGCACAGCGTGGCCGCCAGCGACGCCTCCCTGCTCTCCTCCATGCTGGACAAGTCGTGTATCCAGGAGCGCACGCTGGTCGACGGCTTCTGGGGCTTGGATGAAGACTCTGAACTCAAAG AGCGGACCATGACAGACAGTATGTGTGAGGCCAACGGAGACATTAACTCGGCACAGACCCAGACCTCCATGGTCAACGGAAGCTTCTGTAAGGGCCGCACGATCCACCTGGACAGAAATGACGCGCTCACTGCCTATTCCAAGCACTCCTCAACTGCAGCCCGCTCTGCCACCAACAAGCAGGCCCTGACAGCCCCCGCCGCCTCGCCTTCCTCCACCATCTACGCCAGGGACAAAAGCCGCAAGCACAGGACAG GCTCCAGAGTGTTGTGGGCGGGGCAGAAGGCAGGCTCAGCTGTGCGGTCCGTAATGAGGAGGATGCTGTCTGTTCTCTGGTTGGCAGCCGTGTCCCCAG GGAAGTCAGCGACCGGGGCTTTCTGGTGGCTGGGGACCGGATGGTATCATCTGGCCACCGTCATGTCGCTCCTCAACATATTCGTCTTGACACG GTGCCTTCCCAAGCTCCTCAAACTCCTGCTGATTctgctcccattcctccttgtcctccttg ACACCTTTTCTGTCTCATTTATCCTCCTCTGGGTTCTCCCAGCTCTGTGGCACTGGGGTCCGTCCAGCCTGCTGTCTGTGTTGCCTGCCATTAACATCACTGAGTGGAGGACGGCCTACTCCTTCAGTCAGACCCCTCTGGAACCAACCAAAGACAGCCAGCCCATCATGGCTCAACCACCACCAGCTGTCTCACAG CCAGGCAGTGTGCTGGTGTCTGTGGACTCTGAGCGCCTAGCCCGGTTGGAGCAGAGGCTGGCCCAACTGTGGGAGAAGGTGGAGCGAGGGGGCCGAAGGCAGGAAAACCAGCACAGGGAGGTGCTGAGTCTCTACCAGTCTGTACGAGAGCAGctggacacccagacagacaagGACAGCATGGGGCTGTGGGTGTCTGGCCTACTGGAGGAGAGACTCCTTCTGCTGAAGAGTGGGATGGAGAAGGATGCAGCACTGCGGAGTGAACTG AGTCAGGAGATTGGAGAGCAGTATGTGGTGCAGCAGCAGGGCCAAGCGTCTCGTCTGGCTCAGCTAGAGGTGCTGCTGCAGACACTGACTGCCAAGACAGAG GAGGTGCAGAGGAGGCAAGCAGACACTTCCAGTGCTACACCTGCACTGCCACCAGTTCCTGTGCAAGTCAA TGTGGGTGTGGACAGCGAGTCCCGTGATGCCTTGCTGGCGGAGGTGCAACTTCTAGAGGCAACGCTGGGGGGCATTAGGCAGGACCTGCAGGGGGTGATGGGATGCCAGGGCATGTGTGACCGCCTGGACACACTCCATGAAACG GTGTCTGAGCAAGTGTCAGCCCAGGTGAGGACGGAACTGCGGGCCCTGTTCTCTCGCAGCGAGCAGGTCGGAGATTCCCAAACCAGAGAAAAGGAGCTCCCAGAGTCCCTGCTGCAGTGGCTCTCTGAGCGCTATGTAAGCGGGGTTGACGTGCACGCCTCTCTGACCTCCCTGGAGCTCAGCATCCTGCAGAACGTGACCCTGCAGCTGGAGAAGAGCAGGGCCAGGCAGGAGACGCACAGCACTGAGACTGTCACTCAGACTGTGATGCACACTGTTGGAGCCGCAGGGGCCGGGATGTCTGAGGAG caTGTACAGCTGATAGTGAAGAATGCTCTGAAACTCTACTCCCAGGATCGGACCGGCCTGGTAGACTATGCTCTGGAGTCTGGCG GCGGCAGCATCCTGAGCACTCGCTGCTCTGAGACGTACGAGACAAAGACAGCACTGATGAGTCTCTTTGGCCTCCCGCTCTGGTACTTCTCCCAGTCTCCTCGTGTGGCCATACAG CCTGACGTCCATCCAGGGAACTGCTGGGCGTTTCAGGGTTCTCATGGTTACCTGGTGATTCGTCTCTCCATGAGGATTGTGCCCTCTGCCTTCTCATTGGAGCACATCCCCAAATCCCTTTCACCAACAGGCACTATCAGCAGTGCCCCGCGCCAGTTTACCGTCTAT GGTCTGGATGATGAGTACCAGGAGGAGGGTAAGTTACTGGGCAGCTACACCTACCAGGATGATGAAGATGCGCTTCAGACTTATCCCGTCACC gaggagaatgataaaGCCTATCAGATCATTGAGGTTCGAGTGCTGTCCAACTGGGGTCACCCGGAGTACACCTGCCTGTACCGCATCAGAGTGCACGGTCAGCCCAGTGTCAACTGA